Proteins encoded by one window of Brevibacterium atlanticum:
- a CDS encoding ATP-dependent nuclease, with translation MSDVSDGGSAKDRNALDVDVLGNGSEGRESEPPRQRRASLVIEAVRIRNFKRIKDSRIELGPITYLVGGNNSGKSSVLQAIHTAVSCAQASVELGQQVIAEASLRYSPVAEFSLLGHGAQYSNRGDGLRGSVLFEGTPVDNDVPSEYRIEMYKARNHNNVGVDRSGTSLGFGQVICDPKKLFSVYVPGLAGVPHREEMSGYAAVFRKAASGDANLVFRNIIRLLSDRDLLGRLEEMLESVLKVPVSFLVQYDPDRDLYVDVRLATGESVPRRDHLPVDLWGTGILQITQIFAYVLLFRPALLLVDEPDSHLHPSRQKALGVALERIAVDFECKVIVCTHSRHLITGASESVKVVWMKDGEVEADDQRGLTALLMDLGALDQLDLNSSVILCTEDEDPWALRLALREAGYSEDDVKIASFNGLGNKYTAEAFQEMSEMMAVSPRVIVHRDRDFLTAAELREWSRVFDDRGIEVFSPTLCDTEAYHATVDHIVKVTGLASKDATRIRSEVLEDWLPQLKKKHRDKRRAINREYLDGGAPRTDELWPDGAAPTEEMLYGKLLLTQVQKRLKELGHLDKSRSLHSVASSSLAGELKAFLQRGEDSAEFHNRVTSGRQK, from the coding sequence GTGAGCGACGTTTCCGACGGTGGGAGCGCAAAGGACAGAAACGCTCTCGATGTTGACGTTCTCGGCAACGGAAGTGAAGGTAGGGAATCGGAACCACCGAGGCAACGCCGCGCTTCTCTCGTGATAGAGGCAGTGCGTATCCGAAACTTTAAACGGATCAAGGATTCGCGGATCGAGTTGGGACCGATCACCTATTTGGTTGGCGGCAACAATTCGGGAAAGAGTAGCGTGCTGCAGGCGATCCACACCGCGGTCAGTTGCGCTCAGGCATCAGTGGAGCTGGGGCAGCAAGTCATCGCTGAAGCTAGCCTGCGCTATTCTCCGGTAGCTGAGTTCTCCCTCCTCGGCCATGGTGCTCAGTACTCAAACCGAGGCGACGGACTCCGCGGTTCCGTTCTTTTTGAAGGTACGCCGGTAGATAATGACGTGCCTTCGGAGTATCGAATCGAGATGTACAAGGCTCGAAACCACAATAATGTAGGCGTTGACAGGTCCGGCACTTCACTAGGATTCGGTCAGGTTATTTGCGATCCGAAGAAGCTTTTTAGTGTTTATGTTCCCGGGCTAGCAGGGGTTCCTCATCGAGAGGAAATGAGTGGGTATGCTGCCGTGTTCCGCAAAGCTGCGAGTGGTGACGCGAATCTTGTATTCCGAAACATCATTCGTCTCCTTTCCGACCGAGACCTCTTGGGAAGACTCGAAGAAATGCTTGAGTCTGTTCTGAAGGTTCCTGTCTCGTTCCTGGTTCAATACGATCCGGATCGCGACCTTTATGTGGACGTGCGGCTTGCCACGGGGGAATCTGTGCCAAGGAGGGATCATCTTCCCGTGGACCTGTGGGGGACCGGGATCCTGCAGATAACGCAAATATTCGCGTACGTACTTCTGTTTAGGCCTGCCCTTCTGCTTGTTGATGAGCCGGACAGTCATCTTCACCCATCCCGTCAGAAGGCGCTTGGCGTAGCACTTGAGCGTATTGCCGTGGATTTCGAATGCAAGGTTATCGTTTGTACGCACAGCCGGCACTTGATCACTGGGGCATCCGAATCTGTCAAGGTGGTTTGGATGAAAGATGGTGAAGTTGAGGCAGATGATCAGCGAGGTCTAACTGCGCTCCTAATGGATCTCGGTGCTCTAGATCAATTAGATCTGAATAGCAGCGTAATCCTCTGTACTGAGGATGAAGACCCTTGGGCATTGCGTCTTGCGCTCCGTGAAGCGGGTTACTCTGAAGATGACGTCAAGATTGCTTCATTTAATGGGCTTGGCAATAAATATACAGCTGAAGCGTTCCAAGAAATGTCTGAAATGATGGCAGTGTCCCCGCGGGTGATTGTTCACCGCGATCGAGACTTTCTCACTGCCGCCGAGTTAAGGGAATGGTCGCGTGTATTTGACGATCGAGGCATTGAGGTCTTCTCGCCGACTTTATGCGACACGGAGGCGTATCACGCAACGGTTGATCATATCGTTAAGGTGACGGGCCTTGCCAGTAAAGATGCCACGAGAATCCGTTCAGAGGTTCTAGAGGATTGGTTACCCCAGTTAAAGAAGAAGCATCGAGACAAGCGCCGCGCGATCAACCGGGAGTACCTTGACGGTGGTGCTCCTCGTACTGATGAGCTATGGCCTGATGGCGCAGCGCCTACTGAAGAGATGCTGTACGGAAAGTTGTTGCTCACGCAAGTGCAGAAACGCCTTAAGGAACTTGGGCACCTTGATAAGTCACGATCTCTCCACAGCGTCGCAAGTAGTTCGCTCGCTGGCGAGCTAAAAGCTTTCCTACAGCGAGGCGAAGATTCAGCGGAGTTCCACAACAGAGTGACCTCAGGGAGGCAGAAGTGA
- a CDS encoding MFS transporter, whose amino-acid sequence MTKLDSAVTTRPTRIRYIIAVLLFITVVINYMDRANLSIAMPALSQEFDLTTGQQGLLLSAFGWTYAAMQLPGGWLVDRVRPRVLYASCLVLWSLATLFMGMSGGFVALIILRLMVGGFEAPAYPINNKVATAWFPERERGRVIAFYTSGQFIGLALLTPVLSWLQTVLTWHWVFILTGVVGIIWAAIWWFVYREPRDKSGVNQAEIDLIASGGGLVDVETGVKKEAKPKLKWSDVKVVLTRRKLWGIYLGQFCLTSTLWFFLTWFPTYLVDYRGMDYIESGFMASLPFIAALVGVLLSGWVSDFMVKKGLSLGTARKLPIIIGLAMTVFMLGANYTDSSALVIVFMSIAFFGNGFASITWSLVSALAPERLLGLTGGMFNFIGNLSSIATPIVIGFLVTDVDFAPAFVYMAAITIVGVLSYVFLVGRVERVEE is encoded by the coding sequence ATGACGAAACTCGACAGCGCAGTCACTACACGTCCCACACGGATTCGCTACATCATCGCGGTTCTGCTCTTCATCACCGTCGTCATCAACTACATGGACCGGGCCAACCTGTCCATCGCGATGCCGGCACTGTCCCAGGAGTTCGACCTCACCACGGGCCAGCAGGGACTGTTGCTCTCTGCGTTCGGCTGGACCTATGCCGCAATGCAGTTGCCCGGCGGGTGGCTCGTCGACCGAGTGCGACCGCGCGTGCTCTACGCCTCGTGCCTGGTGCTGTGGTCCCTGGCCACACTCTTCATGGGAATGTCCGGCGGATTCGTCGCCCTCATCATCCTCCGGCTCATGGTCGGTGGGTTCGAAGCGCCCGCCTATCCCATCAACAACAAGGTCGCCACTGCGTGGTTCCCGGAGCGCGAACGCGGACGCGTCATCGCCTTCTACACCTCGGGCCAGTTCATCGGTCTCGCGCTGCTCACTCCAGTGCTGTCGTGGCTGCAGACGGTGCTCACCTGGCACTGGGTGTTCATCCTCACCGGTGTCGTCGGCATCATCTGGGCGGCGATCTGGTGGTTCGTCTACCGCGAGCCGCGCGACAAGTCGGGAGTCAACCAGGCCGAGATCGATCTCATTGCATCGGGCGGGGGATTGGTTGATGTCGAGACGGGTGTGAAGAAGGAGGCCAAGCCGAAGCTCAAGTGGTCGGACGTGAAGGTCGTGCTCACCCGCCGGAAGCTCTGGGGAATCTACCTTGGTCAGTTCTGCCTGACATCGACGTTGTGGTTCTTCCTCACGTGGTTCCCGACCTACCTCGTCGACTATCGCGGAATGGACTACATCGAGTCGGGCTTCATGGCCTCTCTGCCGTTCATCGCCGCGCTCGTCGGTGTGCTGCTCTCCGGGTGGGTCTCCGACTTCATGGTGAAGAAGGGACTGTCACTGGGTACGGCCCGGAAGCTGCCGATCATCATCGGCCTGGCAATGACAGTGTTCATGCTAGGCGCCAACTACACGGACTCGTCGGCCCTGGTCATCGTGTTTATGTCGATCGCATTCTTCGGCAACGGTTTCGCCTCGATCACCTGGTCGCTGGTGTCTGCGTTGGCACCCGAGCGACTGTTAGGTCTGACCGGAGGAATGTTCAACTTCATCGGCAACCTGTCATCGATCGCCACACCGATCGTCATCGGCTTCCTCGTCACCGACGTCGACTTCGCCCCGGCATTCGTCTACATGGCCGCGATCACGATCGTGGGCGTGCTGTCGTACGTATTCCTAGTGGGACGGGTGGAACGAGTGGAGGAGTGA
- a CDS encoding MFS transporter, translated as MMINYMDRSSLSIAAPHMIDELGLTAADIGLLGTAFSLTYAFFQLPGGWLTDRLGAKPVYVMALGFWSIATSLMAFGHHMWHFMVSRVLLGVFEAPVSPTSAKIVAEWFPPRERGAAVGVYDSGSKWGPAVAPPILTFLILGFGWRAMFVILGVLGVIVAVGFWVFYRSPEHDRRVSAAELEHIRAREEDDNAPTGHIPWLKLFTKPQTWAMVLGFVAVVWTLNIFVTFLPLMLNDIYSVADAALGWYTAIPFAVGGIGGILGGWFTTKYSRMRDQLAPLVCKRQIAAIYGGALAVCSVLVGITTGHFVLQLSAMSLALFFCGALSAVGWSIPADVVTGSRVASLGSIQNFGGYFAGSLSPWLTGVLVTTTDSYLVPFLLGAVVAVIAGIAYLLLLRAPIRVASNPTETGNPTS; from the coding sequence ATGATGATCAACTACATGGATCGATCGTCACTGTCGATCGCAGCTCCGCACATGATCGACGAACTCGGTCTGACCGCCGCGGACATCGGGCTGTTAGGTACGGCGTTCTCACTGACGTACGCGTTCTTTCAGTTGCCAGGTGGATGGCTGACTGATCGCCTCGGTGCGAAGCCGGTATACGTAATGGCGTTGGGGTTCTGGTCGATCGCCACTTCACTGATGGCTTTTGGTCACCACATGTGGCATTTCATGGTGTCTCGAGTCCTGCTCGGAGTTTTCGAAGCCCCGGTATCGCCCACTTCGGCGAAGATAGTCGCCGAGTGGTTCCCACCCCGAGAGCGCGGAGCCGCAGTCGGCGTCTACGACTCGGGAAGTAAATGGGGACCCGCCGTCGCTCCGCCGATTCTCACCTTCCTCATTCTGGGCTTCGGGTGGCGGGCAATGTTCGTCATCCTCGGTGTGCTCGGTGTCATCGTGGCAGTGGGCTTCTGGGTCTTCTACCGTTCCCCGGAGCATGACCGAAGGGTCTCGGCGGCTGAACTTGAGCACATCCGAGCTCGAGAAGAAGACGACAATGCCCCGACTGGTCACATCCCTTGGTTGAAGCTCTTCACCAAGCCCCAAACTTGGGCGATGGTGTTGGGATTTGTCGCCGTCGTGTGGACACTGAATATCTTCGTGACCTTTCTGCCTCTAATGCTCAATGACATCTACTCTGTGGCCGATGCCGCACTGGGGTGGTACACGGCGATTCCATTCGCGGTCGGAGGCATCGGCGGTATCCTCGGCGGCTGGTTCACCACAAAGTATTCGCGGATGCGGGACCAGTTAGCTCCTCTAGTCTGCAAACGACAGATCGCTGCGATCTATGGCGGCGCGCTCGCCGTATGCTCTGTCCTTGTCGGAATCACTACCGGCCACTTTGTTCTCCAACTGTCGGCGATGAGCCTTGCACTGTTCTTCTGCGGAGCACTGAGCGCCGTGGGGTGGTCAATCCCTGCTGATGTGGTCACTGGTAGTCGCGTCGCCTCACTGGGATCTATCCAGAACTTCGGCGGCTACTTCGCTGGTTCACTCTCGCCGTGGCTCACCGGAGTCTTGGTGACGACCACAGACTCATACCTCGTTCCCTTCCTCCTGGGCGCCGTCGTCGCAGTAATTGCGGGAATCGCCTACCTGCTCCTGCTGCGGGCTCCGATACGCGTGGCCAGCAACCCAACAGAAACCGGAAACCCGACGTCATGA
- the dgoD gene encoding galactonate dehydratase, with the protein MGAHQLNTDTSTTTSERKARPMKITSMTTYTVPPRWLFLKIETDEGIVGWGEPVIEGKAATVASAVDELSDLLIGKDPANIEDLWTIMYRGGFYRGGPILMSAISGIDQALWDIKGTALGQPVHQLLGGKVRDRIRTYSWIGGDRPGDTAAAALETKNRGFTAVKMNATEELQFIDSYTKVDQVIENVQAIREATGEDFGIGVDFHGRVHKPMAKVLIKELEPYRLLFIEEPVLSEHFGSLRDVMANTPTPIALGERLFSRWDFREVIASGAVDIIQPDVSHAGGITETRKIAMMAEAYDVALALHCPLGPIALASCLQVDAGSYNAFIQEQSLGIHYNTSNDLLDYVTDPSVFNYDDGMIDIPSGPGLGIEVNEEYVIERSAEGHRWRNPIWRHTDGSFAEW; encoded by the coding sequence GTGGGCGCACACCAACTGAACACCGATACATCAACGACAACATCCGAACGAAAGGCCCGACCAATGAAGATCACGTCGATGACGACGTACACAGTGCCGCCTCGGTGGCTGTTCCTCAAGATCGAAACCGATGAAGGGATCGTGGGATGGGGCGAACCCGTCATCGAAGGCAAGGCAGCAACTGTCGCCTCCGCCGTCGACGAACTCTCCGATCTGCTCATAGGCAAGGATCCTGCGAACATCGAGGACCTGTGGACGATCATGTACCGCGGTGGCTTCTACCGCGGTGGCCCCATCCTCATGAGTGCGATCTCCGGAATCGATCAGGCACTGTGGGACATCAAAGGCACGGCACTCGGACAGCCGGTCCACCAGCTGCTTGGCGGGAAGGTTCGGGATCGGATCCGAACATATTCGTGGATCGGCGGAGACCGTCCAGGCGACACCGCAGCAGCCGCACTCGAGACGAAGAACCGCGGCTTCACCGCAGTGAAGATGAACGCCACCGAGGAACTGCAGTTCATCGACTCGTACACCAAGGTCGACCAGGTCATCGAGAACGTTCAGGCGATCCGGGAGGCCACCGGTGAGGACTTCGGCATCGGCGTCGACTTCCACGGCCGCGTGCACAAGCCGATGGCCAAGGTCCTCATCAAGGAACTCGAACCCTACCGACTGCTCTTCATCGAAGAACCGGTGCTCTCCGAACACTTCGGCTCACTGCGCGACGTCATGGCGAACACGCCGACGCCGATCGCACTGGGTGAGCGGCTCTTCTCTCGGTGGGACTTCCGTGAGGTGATCGCTTCCGGCGCTGTCGACATCATCCAGCCGGACGTCTCCCATGCCGGCGGAATCACCGAAACGCGGAAGATCGCGATGATGGCCGAAGCCTATGATGTGGCGCTCGCCCTGCACTGCCCGCTGGGGCCGATCGCGCTCGCCTCCTGCCTGCAGGTCGACGCCGGCAGCTATAACGCCTTCATCCAGGAACAGAGCCTGGGCATCCACTACAACACGAGCAACGACCTGCTCGACTACGTCACCGACCCGTCAGTGTTCAACTATGACGACGGCATGATCGACATCCCGTCCGGCCCCGGACTCGGCATCGAGGTCAACGAAGAATACGTCATCGAACGCTCCGCCGAGGGGCACCGGTGGCGCAACCCGATCTGGCGGCACACCGACGGCTCCTTCGCGGAATGGTGA
- a CDS encoding 2-dehydro-3-deoxy-6-phosphogalactonate aldolase → MPDTVPSGLIAILRGVRPDEVLDIAEGIVAAGFSAIEVPLNSPDPLDSITALVERFGNDVEIGAGTVLTANQVRDCKRAGARIIVAPDTDTEVIQTALGMGLTPYPGAATPTEAFAAIKAGATKVKLFPSSAMGISGMKAWSEVLPTGTKLFPVGGVGADNAAEWRNAGAAGLGLGSSLYRRGDCPDDVRVRAEAIASAWAHTN, encoded by the coding sequence ATGCCTGACACTGTCCCCTCCGGCCTCATCGCCATCCTCCGCGGCGTCCGCCCCGACGAAGTCCTCGACATCGCCGAAGGCATCGTCGCCGCCGGGTTCTCCGCCATCGAGGTTCCGCTCAACTCTCCCGACCCGCTCGACTCCATCACCGCATTGGTCGAACGGTTCGGCAACGACGTGGAGATCGGTGCCGGCACCGTGCTCACCGCGAACCAGGTCCGCGACTGCAAGCGAGCAGGTGCCCGCATCATCGTCGCCCCCGACACCGACACCGAAGTCATCCAGACCGCGCTCGGGATGGGCCTCACTCCCTACCCGGGAGCAGCGACACCGACCGAGGCGTTCGCCGCCATCAAGGCAGGTGCTACCAAGGTCAAACTTTTCCCCTCCTCGGCGATGGGGATCAGCGGGATGAAGGCCTGGAGCGAGGTGTTGCCTACCGGCACCAAGCTATTTCCCGTCGGGGGAGTAGGAGCCGACAACGCCGCCGAATGGCGCAACGCCGGAGCCGCGGGCCTGGGCCTGGGGTCCTCGCTCTATCGCCGAGGCGATTGTCCCGACGACGTACGCGTGCGGGCCGAGGCGATCGCCTCGGCGTGGGCGCACACCAACTGA
- a CDS encoding 2-dehydro-3-deoxygalactonokinase, which produces MVKLAPPEAPQMIGLDWGTSSLRAFLIGSDGQVLAERNGSDGIMAVSSDTTDLRGDFSRIAETAVGDWLTTYGPLPMLASGMIGSTQGVAEAGYLELPTDLSDMGGELTTVELTTGDLRIVPGLQKAPTETTPPDVIRGEETQLLGLLGEEENEPSTVILPGTHTKWVSCHGQRVTDFTTSMSGELFGLLSNSSILSRLAEPTAGFHSEAFDWGLNVGGDNPAAVTFSIFSARTWALDGQLRPEEVNDYLSGMLIGAEVAHQLTTVTESSAPVIVCGTTDLTKRYTRALHRVGRETINANPRAAATGLFRIAEQSGLVPTKEHTHA; this is translated from the coding sequence ATGGTAAAACTGGCACCACCCGAGGCCCCACAGATGATCGGCCTCGACTGGGGAACGAGCTCGCTGCGGGCCTTCCTCATCGGCAGCGACGGACAGGTCCTCGCAGAACGCAACGGCTCCGACGGCATCATGGCCGTCAGCTCCGACACCACAGATCTCCGAGGCGACTTCTCCCGAATCGCTGAAACCGCGGTCGGCGATTGGCTCACCACCTACGGCCCCCTGCCGATGCTCGCCTCCGGAATGATTGGCTCAACACAGGGCGTCGCCGAGGCAGGCTACCTCGAACTGCCCACCGACCTCAGCGACATGGGCGGGGAACTGACCACGGTCGAACTGACGACCGGCGACCTCCGCATCGTCCCCGGCCTGCAGAAAGCCCCGACCGAGACGACTCCTCCCGACGTCATCCGCGGGGAAGAGACCCAACTGCTCGGCCTCCTCGGCGAAGAAGAGAACGAACCCAGCACGGTGATCCTCCCTGGTACCCACACCAAATGGGTGAGCTGCCACGGACAACGCGTCACCGACTTCACCACCTCGATGAGCGGAGAGCTCTTCGGCCTGCTCAGCAACTCATCAATCCTCAGCCGCCTCGCCGAACCCACCGCAGGCTTCCACTCCGAGGCCTTCGACTGGGGACTGAACGTCGGAGGCGACAACCCCGCCGCCGTGACGTTCTCAATCTTCTCCGCCCGAACCTGGGCTCTCGACGGACAACTGCGTCCCGAAGAAGTCAACGACTATCTCTCGGGAATGCTCATCGGTGCCGAGGTAGCCCACCAGCTCACCACGGTTACCGAGTCGAGCGCCCCCGTGATCGTCTGCGGAACCACAGATCTGACGAAACGCTACACCCGCGCACTGCACCGAGTAGGCCGAGAGACGATCAACGCGAATCCGCGTGCGGCCGCCACCGGTCTCTTCCGCATCGCCGAACAATCCGGCCTCGTCCCGACCAAGGAGCACACTCATGCCTGA